The following are from one region of the Verrucomicrobiota bacterium genome:
- a CDS encoding DUF5069 domain-containing protein — translation MSTHFPDLTQHPPRSPRQRLGGFAILPRMLDKGRASIAARNGEYHYACPLDQRFLEFTGVDAEALKEQLAAGKGDGEILQWILENSPRKPGPVEIAAWSAMAEQRAPSDVESRQFFNEQHQKHAPHREDIVTWFDLLELDDYASFGGKP, via the coding sequence ATGAGCACCCATTTTCCTGATCTCACGCAACATCCTCCGCGCAGCCCGCGCCAACGGTTGGGCGGCTTCGCCATTCTGCCCCGCATGCTTGACAAAGGCCGTGCCAGCATTGCCGCCAGGAACGGCGAATACCATTACGCATGCCCGCTCGACCAGCGCTTTCTTGAGTTCACCGGCGTTGACGCCGAGGCCCTGAAAGAGCAACTCGCAGCCGGCAAGGGTGACGGGGAAATCCTGCAGTGGATTCTCGAAAACTCGCCCCGAAAGCCCGGTCCGGTGGAGATTGCGGCATGGTCGGCCATGGCCGAGCAGCGTGCACCCTCGGACGTCGAGTCACGGCAGTTTTTTAACGAGCAACACCAGAAACACGCGCCTCACCGGGAGGACATCGTGACGTGGTTCGACCTCCTTGAGCTGGACGATTACGCCAGCTTCGGCGGCAAGCCTTAG
- a CDS encoding ATP-sensitive inward rectifier potassium channel 10, which yields MRIKSTPIKVQAGRFEFVKLNTARYDWRDTYHLILTLSWPQFGAVILGGYLLINLIFAALYVLGGNCVAELPPGSFTDAFFFSIETLATVGYGHMYPDTFYGHCITTLEIVVGMFGMAVVTGLIFVRFARPTARVLFSNRAVIAPFNGIPTLMLRVANLRHHAMAEAEFRLMLIRTEPIREEAGVRHFYHLALEFEHLIAFPAALTLRHPINQSSPLYGMHAEDLQRTDSRLVASIVCIDTVIQAPVQSAQDYVHDEVLWDHRFVEIYHEEADGRLTVDYGKFHDTEPM from the coding sequence ATGAGAATAAAATCGACCCCGATCAAGGTTCAGGCCGGCCGATTTGAGTTCGTCAAGCTCAACACCGCCCGGTATGATTGGCGCGACACCTACCACCTTATCCTCACGCTCAGCTGGCCCCAGTTCGGCGCAGTGATCCTGGGCGGTTATCTCCTGATTAACCTGATCTTCGCCGCCCTATACGTCCTCGGGGGCAACTGCGTGGCGGAATTACCCCCGGGATCCTTCACGGACGCCTTCTTTTTCAGCATCGAGACCCTCGCAACCGTCGGTTACGGGCACATGTACCCGGATACCTTCTATGGCCATTGCATCACAACCCTCGAAATCGTGGTGGGAATGTTCGGGATGGCGGTGGTCACCGGCCTCATCTTCGTCCGGTTTGCACGCCCCACGGCCCGCGTCTTGTTCTCCAACCGCGCCGTAATCGCACCTTTTAACGGGATCCCAACGCTGATGCTGCGGGTGGCCAACCTGCGGCACCACGCAATGGCCGAAGCCGAGTTCCGCTTGATGCTCATACGCACGGAACCGATCCGGGAAGAGGCAGGCGTTCGGCACTTTTATCATCTCGCCCTTGAGTTCGAGCATCTGATTGCGTTCCCGGCAGCATTGACCCTGCGGCACCCTATCAACCAAAGCAGCCCGTTGTACGGGATGCATGCAGAAGACCTGCAACGGACCGACTCGCGCCTCGTGGCCTCGATCGTGTGCATCGACACCGTCATTCAGGCGCCCGTACAAAGCGCCCAGGATTACGTGCACGACGAAGTTCTCTGGGATCACCGGTTCGTTGAGATTTACCACGAGGAAGCCGACGGCCGGCTCACGGTGGATTACGGGAAATTCCACGACACGGAGCCGATGTAG